The Cryptococcus gattii WM276 chromosome B, complete sequence genome has a segment encoding these proteins:
- a CDS encoding Sorbitol dehydrogenase, putative (Similar to TIGR gene model, INSD accession AAW40827.1), producing MSSSLPFESKQPPQPEVFEAKHNLGFMLHSPLKTSFEEQSVPKIGPDEVLVEIKKTGICGSDVHFYNTGKMGLATLTEPMCLGHESSGIIVQLGSNIVQQAARSNSLTAAREKAEESNKGTVSNRPLQVGGKVALEPGVTCRMCVDCKGGKYQICEHMIFAAYPPSTGGTLQRYYALPADLVYPLPDNVDLSFGAMMEPLSVATHAVANIGGMRTGWNVLITGAGPVGLLAMAVAKGLGAGKVIAVDINEQRLDFAKQYAATDTYIPIPPNEGEPRGDHAVRVAEDLLRSTGTPARGPGSIDLVVDATGAETCVLMGLNAIKPGGIYVQIGFGPPNVTVPMFRIVTNEITIRGAWRYGSGDYPLAIDMVARGLVDLKPLLTHTFKFEDALEAFEITKNGKDKNGKGVIKCVIDGPE from the exons ATGTCCAGTTCGCTTCCATTCGAATCCAAGCAACCTCCTCAACCCGAGGTATTTGAAGCCAAGCATAACCTTGGTTTCATGCTTCATTCGCCTCTCAAAACGAGCTTCGAAGAG CAATCTGTCCCCAAAATTGGACCAGATGAAGTTTTGGTAGAGATTAAAAAAACT GGGATTTGTGGCTCTGATGTTCACT TTTATAACACTGGCAAAATGGGTCTTGCTACTCTCACAGAACCCATGTGCTTGGGTCATGAGTCGTCAGGTATCATCGTTCAGCTCGGCTCTAACATTGTTCAACAAGCTGCTCGCTCCAACTCGTTGACGGCTGCACGAGAAAAGGCTGAAGAATCCAACAAAGGCACCGTGTCCAACAGGCCACTTCAAGTAGGAGGCAAAGTCGCTCTTGAACCAGGAGTTACTTGCAGAATGTGCGTAGACTGCAAGGGCGGCAAATATCAG ATATGCGAACACATGATATTTGCAGCCTACCCACCATCCACAGGTGGTACCCTCCAACGTTATTACGCATT GCCTGCCGACCTTGTCTACCCTCTTCCTGACAATGTCGACCTCTCATTTGGGGCCATGATGGAGCCTTTATCTGTGGCTACTCATGCAGTAGCTAATATCGGCGGTATGCGTACCGGTTGGAATGTTCTCATCACTGGCGCGGGCCCAGTTGGGTTGTTGGCTATGGCTGTTGCTAAAGGCTTAGGGGCTGGGAAGGTGATAGCCGTCGACATCAATGAACAAAGGTTGGATTTCGCGAAGCAGTACGCGGCTACGGACACTTACATCCCT ATCCCGCCCAATGAAGGGGAGCCCAGGGGCGATCACGCTGTTCGGGTGGCTGAGGATCTTCTTCGTTCTACTGGTACCCCAGCCCGCGGCCCAGGCTCCATTGATCTAGTTGTCGACGCAACAGGTGCCGAGACTTGCGTGCTGATGGGTTTGAATGCCATTAAGCCAGG GGGAATCTATGTTCAAATTGGTTTTGGCCCTCCCAACGTGACCGTCCCTATGTTCCGGATCGTTACGAACGAGATTACCATCCGAGGTGCATGGCG TTATGGCTCGGGCGATTACCCTCTCGCCATTGATATGGTTGCACGTGGTCTTGTTGATCTTAAACCTCTTTTAACGCATACCTTCAAGTTCGAAGACGCCCTTGAGGCATTTGAGATTACCAAAAACGGGAAGGATAAGAACGGAAAGGGTGTTATCAAGTGTGTCATTGACGGGCCTGAGTAG
- a CDS encoding Acetolactate synthase, putative (Similar to TIGR gene model, INSD accession AAW40825.1), which produces MLTRQSRLLRRIPPPNAVLQSGLQRRHKSSDRYSNSIHTSSIQNAPSPVYDAPIRERGISLEAKDRVRAHVRKIQSSASTGAAASPAVRPQPAQHFQAAPQPMPANTPRFDSDSQVKNGLDYSFIGLSGGQIFHEMMLRHDVKQVFGYPGGAILPVFDAIYNSPHFEFVLPRHEQGAGHMAEGYARVSGKPGVVLVTSGPGATNVITPMQDALSDGVPMVVFCGQVATNLIGSDAFQEADVVGISRSCTKWNVMVKDIAELPRRINEAFKIATTGRPGPVLVDLPKDVTAAILRTPIPAKSAQPGHSPYLPSNPLNPSSQPSDPLPGDADLITEAAQMINKAKRPIIFAGNGVLSSPEGPKLLKELSDKGRIPVTTTLQGLGAFDERDEKSLHMIGMHGSAYANFAIQEADVLIALGVRFDDRVTGKVDTFAPAAKAAAAEGRGGIIHFEIQPKNINKIVEAQIPVLGDVVASLGELVPQIEAVDRSAWIARCKATKERYPFTYTPSQEGEKLKPQEVVEELDRQAEALGKEKFIISTGVGQHQMWACQYYRWTEPRSWVSSGGLGTMGFGLPSAIGAKVAAPEKYVIDIDGDASFSMTAMELATASQYDIGVKVLLFNNEFQGMVEQWQDLFYENRYSHTRMTNPDFVKLSESMGAKGLRCTKLADLPGMMKEFLEYDGKRPIVLECLVSSEHVYPMIPAGKALHEQLLHPLLRNGSE; this is translated from the exons ATGCTTACACGCCAATCTCGTCTTCTCAGACGCATCCCTCCCCCGAACGCAGTCCTGCAGTCGGGCCTCCAAAGAAGACACAAGTCCTCTGATCGTTACTCCAACAGCATCCACACGTCTTCCATTCAAAATGCCCCATCGCCCGTGTACGACGCTCCCATCCGCGAGAGAGGTATAAGTCTCGAGGCCAAAGATCGTGTCCGTGCCCATGTAAGGAAAATTCAAAGCAGCGCTTCTACTGGCGCTGCTGCAAGTCCTGCTGTCAGGCCTCAACCTGCTCAGCACTTTCAGGCCGCGCCTCAGCCCATGCCCGCCAATACGCCTCGCTTTGATAGCGATAGCCAGGTAAAGAACGGGCTGGACTACTC ATTTATCGGTCTTTCTGGTGGCCAAATCTTCCACGAGATGATGCTCCGTCACGACGTAAAACAGGTCTTTGGTTATCCTGGTGGCGCCATTCTACCTGTCTTTGACGCCATCTATAACTCCCCGCACTTCGAATTCGTTCTCCCAAGACACGAGCAGGGTGCTGGCCACATGGCGGAGGGCTACGCTCGCGTTTCCGGCAAGCCAGGTGTTGTCCTTGTCACCTCTGGTCCTGGCGCTACCAACGTCATTACCCCTATGCAAGACGCCTTGAGCGATGGCGTGCCTATGGTTGTTTTCTGTGGCCAGGTCGCCACGAATTTGATCGGTTCCGATGCTTTCCAAGAGGCCGATGTCGTCGGTATTTCTAGAAGTTGCACAAAGTGGAACGTCATGGTCAAAGACATCGCTGAGCTCCCAAGAAGAATCAATGAAGCTTTCAAGATTGCTACTACTGGTCGACCCGGTCCAGTTCTTGTTGATCTTCCCAAGGATGTCACCGCCGCTATTCTCCGTACACCCATTCCCGCTAAATCCGCTCAACCCGGTCACTCtccctatcttccttcTAATCCTCTCAACCCGTCGTCTCAACCTTCCGACCCCCTTCCAGGAGATGCGGACTTGATTACCGAGGCCGCACAGATGATCAACAAGGCTAAAAGACCCATTATCTTCGCCGGTAACGGTgtcctctcttctcccgAAGGCCCTAAACTTCTCAAGGAGCTCTCTGACAAGGGAAGGATTCCTGTAACCACCACACTTCAAGGTCTTGGAGCCTTCGACGAGAGAGACGAGAAGAGTTTACACATGATTGGCATGCATGGGTCTGCATACGCCAACTTTGCGATACAAGAAGCGGATGTGTTGATTGCCTTGGGAGTGAGATTTGATGATCGTGTAACCGGGAAGGTTGATA CCTTCGCTCCCGCTGCCAAAGCAGCTGCTGCGGAGGGCCGAGGTGGTATCATCCACTTCGAAATCCAGCCCAAAAACATTAACAAGATCGTCGAGGCCCAGATTCCTGTGCTTGGCGATGTCGTTGCCTCTCTTGGAGAACTTGTTCCTCAGATTGAAGCTGTCGACCGATCTGCCTGGATTGCCCGATGCAAGGCTACCAAGGAGAGGTATCCTTTCACATATACTCCCAGCCAGGAGGGTGAGAAGTTAAAGCCCCAAGAGGTTGTTGAGGAGCTTGACCGACAGGCTGAAGCCCTTGGCA AGGAGAAGTTTATCATCTCGACTGGTGTTGGCCAACATCAAATGTGGGCCTGTCAGTACTACCGATGGACTGAGCCTCGTTCGTGGGTCTCTTCTGGTGGCCTTGGTACCATGGGCTTCGGTCTTCCTTCAGCTATCGGCGCCAAGGTTGCCGCTCCTGAAAAGTATGTAATCGACATCGATGGTGACGCGAGCTTTTCCATGACTGCCATGGAGCTGGCTACTGCAAGCCAGTATGACATTGGTGTCAAGGTATTGTTGTTCAACAATGAATTCCAAGGAATGGTTGAACAATGGCAAG ATCTTTTCTACGAGAACCGATACTCTCATACCCGGATGACCAACCCCGACTTCGTCAAGCTCTCAGAGTCTATGGGGGCTAAAGGGCTTAGATGCACAAAGCTCGCAGATCTGCCTGGAATGATGAAGGAGTTCCTGGAATACGATGGCAAGAGGCCTATCGTACTTGAATGTCTCGTTTCCAGTGAACACGTGTATCCTATGATTCCCGCAGGCAAGGCCTTACATGAGCAGCTT CTCCACCCTCTCCTTCGAAACGGCTCCGAGTAG
- a CDS encoding Hypothetical Protein (Similar to TIGR gene model, INSD accession AAW40823.1), translated as MYPLPTQYLPHIDSPSHPSSPIPAAFLSSSSRLRDVDDEQVVCEPIVLETRGTHYLALDTNILISYLNTVRTLHTLLSASVDRLGLLILIPIKVIQEIDDLKHSQKLPYPDSPVNIGHLARLANTWLLETYRIRREGGLSAVRCQSLKERYDRSMIGEKGDDEILDCCMYFDQDGGRVVLWTNDKNLSLKAETNNIRTLGGHSLSLSALLKDSGADLSSELLQQAAVLDGDAQKLAESPETHKGNSDIQMNDADHMIESSQSFNRLSSSIFVHSSNDKPKFFADLPPIFSQGSREINQVHTPPQADTGQRRYPLLSDPGQDDDIEMDKEPLLYCTVSPPRVTHSASSTRHASPIHAELPSHRRIALSPSSLMLSSLRISLLSPTLALISHPSYAPHISSLPPPSTLPTASILSTLLSSLASLDSYLSSQSYPIEHPLRLSLMRGTIAAKTIQKYIEYHESPQTNTGTRRIKTNDMLVAVNNLRDTLKDLDVDMGEMEVLDDFKGYD; from the exons ATGTACCCCCTTCCCACCCAATATTTGCCACATATTGACTCCCCTTCTcatccatcttctcccatACCTGCAGCATTCTTATCGTCTTCTTCGCGACTGCGAGACGTCGACGACGAGCAAGTGGTATGTGAACCTATAGTGCTT GAAACCAGGGGAACACATTATCTGGCTTTGGATACCAACATCTTGATCAGCTATTTGAACACTGTTCGGACCTTACATACGTTACTGTCGGCTTCTGTTGATCGATTAGGGCTACTGATACTTATTCCTATAAAAGTTATTCAAG AGATTGATGATCTCAAACATTCGCAAAAACTACCGTACCCCGACTCGCCCGTTAATATAGGTCATCTTGCTAGACTTGCTAACACTTGGCTGCTTGAGACATATAGAATAAGGAGAGAAGGTGGACTGTCCGCAGTAAGATGTCAAAGTTTGAAAGAGCGATACGATCGTTCGATGATT GGCGAGAAAGGTGACGACGAAATTTTGGACTGCTGTATGTATTTTGATCAAGATGGAGGTAGAGTAGTGCTGTGGACGAATGACAAAAACCTTAGCCTGAAG GCTGAGACCAATAACATCCGGACTTTGGGCGGCCATTCATTATCTCTTAGTGCTCTCCTGAAAGACTCTGGAGCAGATCTCTCGAGCGAGCTACTGCAGCAGGCTGCTGTGTTAGATGGTGATGCTCAAAAATTGGCAGAATCGCCAGAAACGCACAAAGGCAATTCCGATATACAAATGAACGATGCCGATCACATG ATCGAATCTAGCCAAAGTTTTAATAGactatcatcatcaatTTTTGTTCATTCGAGCAATGACAAACCGAAATTCTTTGCCGACCTTCCACCCATATTCTCCCAAGGTTCTCGTGAGATCAACCAAGTACATACTCCGCCCCAAGCCGACACCGGTCAAAGACGCTaccctcttctttccgACCCTGGTCAAGATGACGATATTGAAATGGACAAAGAGCCACTGCTTTACTGCACTGTCTCTCCACCTCGTGTAACTCATTCAGCTTCTTCGACACGTCACGCATCTCCGATACACGCTGAACTTCCTTCGCACAGACGGATTGCCCTCAGCCCATCAAGTTTAATGTTGTCATCCCTCCGCATATCTCTTCTATCTCCAACTCTTGCCCTCATATCTCACCCGTCTTACGCGCCACATATATCATCTTTACCTCCACCATCAACCTTACCCACAGCCTCTATCCTATCAACTCTACTTTCTTCCTTAGCTTCCCTTGATTCATATCTCTCATCACAGTCATATCCAATTGAGCATCCCTTGCGGTTGAGTTTAATGAGGGGGACAATTGCCGCCAAAACAATTCAAAAGTATATCGAATACCATGAAAGCCCCCAAACAAACACCGGAACTAGGAGAATTAAGACGAATGATATGCTCGTGGCCGTGAATAATTTGAGAGATACGTTGAAGGACCTGGATGTGGACATGGGGGAAATGGAAGTGCTCGACGACTTTAAGGGATATGACTGA
- a CDS encoding uncharacterized protein (Similar to TIGR gene model, INSD accession AAW46982.1): MYFCTHCIQPPGSGKSTLAYPLADALNSLILGHPPTNPSHIENPVSSLLAEGSIQQGNNDEVALTIGLDGWHYRREELDNFDDPQDAHWRRGAPFTFDLNSYKAFLSLLRLPLCPQPPGNIPFPTFDHASKDPRPSPFPILPRHRIILIEGLYTLLDQPGWRECAAMMDMGVWVDVDENVARKRVIKRNWEAGIVEDVKKCEERVNAVDMKNGEQVRNYLVDPTYIIRSIDGELISTQSFRSV; the protein is encoded by the exons ATGTACTTCTGTACTCATTGTATTCA ACCACCTGGATCGGGCAAATCTACGCTCGCATATCCTCTCGCCGATGCCCTCAACTCCCTCATTCTTGGCCATCCACCCACAAATCCTTCTCACATTGAGAATCCCGTTTCATCTTTGCTCGCCGAAGGGAGCATCCAGCAAGGGAATAATGATGAGGTTGCCTTAACCATAGGTTTGGATGGATGGCATTATCGTCGAGAGGAATTAGATAACTTTGATGATCCTCAGGACGCTCATTGGAGAAGG GGAGCTCCCTTTACGTTTGATTTGAATTCATATAAAGCTTTCCTCTCACTGCTCCGCCTTCCTCTTTGCCCTCAGCCGCCGGGTAATATtccttttccaacattCGATCATGCTTCTAAAGATCCAAGGCCTTCGCCCTTCCCTATCTTGCCCAGACACCGCATCATCCTCATAGAAGGTCTCTATACTCTTCTTGACCAACCTGGCTGGAGAGAATGTGCAGCAATGATGGATATGGGTGTCTGGGTTGACGTTGATGAGAATGTAGCAAGAAAACGAGTAATAAAAAGAAACTGGGAGGCCGGAATCGTCGAAGATGTCAAAAAATGTGAAGAAAGAG TCAATGCCGTGGACATGAAGAATGGCGAACAGGTCAGGAATTACCTTGTCGATCCGACATATATCATTAGATCTATCGACGGAGAGCTCATATCGACGCAAAGCTTCCGTTCTGTTTAG
- a CDS encoding Isopentenyl-diphosphate delta-isomerase, putative (Similar to TIGR gene model, INSD accession AAW40822.1), producing the protein MSTTVVETVTTPAATFTTAVNDINLDSYDEEQVRLMEERCILVTPEDKVYGEGSKKVCHLMSNINTGLLHRAFSVFLFRPTDGRLLLQKRADEKITFPSMWTNTCCSHPLSIKAELVEKDQAGVKAAAIRKLPQELGIPESQLKPEDFHFLTRIHYLAPSNGVWGEHEIDYILFSTLNVDLDPNPNEVSDAKYVSKSELEAMFTDPSNSFTPWFKLIARDLLFPWWDEMLAKSRSAGWDEESGVGEVRADVLANGPKMNELIRMI; encoded by the exons ATGTCGACAACTGTTGTAGAAACCGTTACCACTCCTGCCGCCACTTTCACCACCGCCGTCAATGACATTAATCTCGATTCCTATGATGAAGAGCAAGTAAGGCTTATGGAGGAGAGATGCATTCTTGTCACTCCCGAGGACAAGGTTTATGGCGAGGGAAGTAAAAAAGTCT GCCACCTCATGTCCAACATCAACACTGGTCTTCTCCATCGTGCTTTTTCCGTTTTCCTTTTCCGCCCCACCGATGGTCGTCTCCTCCTTCAAAAACGTGCGGATGAGAAGATAACTTTCCCCAGCATGTGGACCAATACTTGCTGCTCTCATCCATTGAGTATCAAAGCGGAACTTGTGGAAAAGGACCAGGCAG GCGTGAAAGCCGCCGCCATCAGAAAGCTTCCTCAAGAGCTGGGGATACCAGAGAGTCAACTTAAACCTGAGGATTTCCATTTTCTCACTCGCATACACTATCTGGCCCCCAGTAACGGTGTCTGGGGAGAGCACGAGA TCGACTATATCTTGTTCTCTACTTTGAATGTAGACCTTGACCCCAATCCAAACGAGGTCAGTGATGCCAAATACGTTTCAAAATCTGAACTTGAGGCCATGTTCACCGATCCTT CCAACTCGTTCACCCCATGGTTTAAGCTTATTGCTCGAGacctccttttcccttgGTGGGATGAGATGCTTGCCAAATCTAGATCTGCTGGGTGGGACGAAGAGAGCGGAGTTGGAGAAGTTCGAGCGGACGTGCTGGCCAACGGACCGAAAATGAACGAGCTCATCCGGATGATCTGA
- a CDS encoding uncharacterized protein (Similar to TIGR gene model, INSD accession AAW40821.1), producing the protein MKLLPLALILASALPSALSWGAAGHEMVATIAQIHLFPSTKAKLCNILPQEAECHLAPVAAWADIVRNKYRGTAPMHYINAKNDHPQDHCEFGEHGWQNEDVNVITAIQNFTRLIIDGKGGRDVDIPLRFLVHFIGDSHQPLHLAGRDKGGNQAKFLFEGRERNLHSVWDSGIITKNIRELSNYTSPLPSKYIEGCLPGAIFDPYVRWIVWEGIRLWWRDEVNSWISCPVTGDPYPHSSQTSIPPSASTIIKDHFRSAASFALSLLPGRLSALAELSFALPVTETANFEDQALALTPKILAAKEVNMTFPSCPYHWISPIHQLNCDIIWPKNYTGQPNATLIELDTDEYLGEIGRQKILERMMAMAGLRLAKVLNEALAEEGDGVRGVYFGY; encoded by the exons ATGAAGCTTCTGCCATTGGCTCTGATTCTTGCCTCCGCCCTTCCTTCAGCTCTATCCTGGGGGGCAGCTG GCCATGAGATGGTTGCAACTATTGCCCAAATACATCTTTTCCCATCGACAAAGGCAAAGTTATGCAATATTCTCCCTCAGGAAGCCGAGTGTCACCTAGCACCAGTAGCTGCTTGGGCGGATATTGTGCGGAACAAGTACCGAGGGACAGCTCCTATGCATTATATCAATG CAAAGAATGATCATCCACAAGACCATTGCGAATTCGGGGAGCATGGATGGCAGAACGAGGATGTCAATGTGATCACAGCTATCCAGAATTTCACGAGGCTCATAATAGATGGAAAGGGTGGAAGAGACGTGGATATTCCATTACGATTCTTGGTTCATTTCATTGGAGATTCTCACCAGCCATTACATCTCGCAGGAAGGGATAAGGGGGGAAACCAAG CTAAGTTCCTATttgaaggaagggaaaggaa CTTGCATTCCGTGTGGGACTCAGGAATCATAACCAAGAACATCCGCGAATTGTCAAACTACACCTCTCCCTTACCATC GAAATATATTGAAGGGTGTCTCCCAGGGGCGATCTTTGACCCATATGTTCGCTGGATCGTATGGGAGGGAATTCGACTTTGGTGGCGCGATGAGGTCAATTCATGGATTTCCTGTCCGGTCACTGGCGATCCCTATCCCCATTCCTCCCAGACCTCTATCCCACCTTCTGCGTCAACTATCATCAAAGACCATTTCCGCTCAGCTGCATCATTTGCactctcccttcttcctggTCGACTATCGGCGCTGGCTGAACTTTCTTTTGCACTTCCTGTGACTGAAACAGCAAATTTTGAAGATCAGGCGTTGGCCCTCACTCCCAAGATCCTTGCAGCTAAGGAAGTTAATATGACCTTTCCTTCTTGCCCTTATCACTGGATTAGTCCCATTCATCAACTCAACTGTGACATCATTTGGCCCAAGAATTACACAGGCCAGCCGAACGCAACACTGATAGAACTTGACACCGATGAGTACTTGGGAGAAATTGGAAGGCAAAAGATTTTGGAGAGAATGATGGCCATGGCGGGTCTGAGGCTGGCGAAGGTGTTAAATGAGGCTCTGGCGGAGGAAGGGGATGGTGTCCGTGGTGTATACTTTGGATATTGA
- a CDS encoding Hypothetical protein (Similar to SGTC gene model, INSD accession EAL23589.1; CNBA2360), with product MPKGLPKCNGALPPPMNDSTIINGTSDWKLCIRDRKEAKLIFPRFPQEFKYMTLDISDHPDQNLITIFPSCRDFVEEALSMGGTVLVHCNGGIALSPAIVVGYLMWKFNWTADHALAHVQNKRYCVSTMSFQNQFKEYEPIYMAQKMVDTAAKREITTNKRQVEEEDEEEAGYQRKQRYVQGEPSDMTMY from the exons ATGCCCAAAGGCCTTCCGAAATGTAATGGCGCCCTGCCTCCGCCAATGAACGACTCCACTATCATCAATGGGACTAGCGACTGGAA GCTTTGTATCCGGGACCGGAAGGAGGCCAAATTAATATTTCCAAGGTTTCCGCAAGAGTTCAAATACATGACACTCGATATCAGTGACCATCCT GATCAAAATTTGATCACCATTTTCCCTAGCTGTAGAGATTTTGTGGAGGAGGCACTCTCCATGGGTGGGACTGTTTTGGTACATTGTAACG GGGGGATAGCCCTCTCGCCTGCCATTGTTGTCGGATATCTCATGTGGAAATTCAATTGGACGGCCGATCATGCTCTTGCTCATGTTCAGAATAAACGGTATTGTGTCAGCACAATGAGT TTCCAGAACCAGTTCAAAGAATATGAACCTATCTACATGGCGCAAAAAATGGTGGACACCGCAGCAAAAAGAGAGATCACAACAAATAAACGACAAGTAGAAGAGGA agacgaggaagaggctgGTTATCAGAGAAAACAGCGCTATGTGCAGGGAGAACCTTCAGATATGACGATGTATTGA
- a CDS encoding Hypothetical Protein (Similar to TIGR gene model, INSD accession AAW40820.1): MLEGLEATDSCTGSNWYLYVNKEVNDDEVNGLEVEETRELKDFESAFSRKGRTFQESISAAMRRMLSFNKQESKV, encoded by the coding sequence ATGCTTGAGGGTCTTGAGGCGACGGACTCCTGTACCGGTAGTAACTGGTACTTGTATGTTAACAAAGAGGTGAACGATGACGAAGTTAATGGAttggaagtggaagaaaCAAGGGAGTTGAAAGACTTTGAGTCTGCTTTCTCTAGGAAAGGGCGTACGTTCCAGGAATCAATATCAGCGGCAATGCGGAGAATGCTGTCGTTTAACAAGCAAGAGAGCAAAGTGTAA
- a CDS encoding Hypothetical protein (Similar to TIGR gene model, INSD accession AAW40819.1; CNA02520), translating into MFARALILLAAVAGALADLTVSSPASLIQCQPVLLSWSGGTAPYYLAIIPGGQASAAALKDFGEQSGTSLTWTVDTASGTSVSVKVTDSTGAINYSSPVTIQAGSSDSCVSTSTAATGSTESSTESSSSSTVVAAAASSVDSTSASKATSSVASAGVSKADAASASASTTASSGAKGFASVSLIGTAVFAVAAGAIAL; encoded by the exons ATGTTTGCCCGTgctctcatccttctcgCCGCCGTCGCTGGTGCCCTCGCCGACTTGACCGTGTCTAGCCCCGCCTCTCTCATCCAATGTCAGCCGGTCCTTCTCTCTTGGTCCGGTGGTACTG CTCCTTACTACCTTGCCATCATTCCCGGTGGTCAGGCTTCTGCCGCCGCTTTGAAGGATTTCGGGGAGCAGTCTGGCACTTCTCTTACTTGGACTGTCGACACTGCTTCTGGCACTTCTGTGTCTGTTAAGGTTACAGACAGCACTGGTGCCATCAACTACAGCAGCCCTGTCACCATCC AGGCCGGCTCCAGTGACTCTTGTGTTTCTACTTCTACTGCCGCCACAGGCTCTACTGAGTCTTCTACTGA gtcttcttcttccagcaCTGTCGTTGCCGCCGCCGCATCCTCCGTTGACTCTACCTCCGCTTCCAAAGCCACCTC TTCCGTTGCCAGCGCTGGTGTTTCAAAGGCGGATGCTGCTTCCGCTAGTGCTTCTACCACCGCCTCTTCTGGCGCCAAGGGTTTCGCCTCCGTTTCCCTTATCGGTACTGCCGTCTTTGCTGTCGCCGCGGGTGCCATTGCTCTCTGA
- a CDS encoding Hypothetical protein (Similar to TIGR gene model, INSD accession AAW40816.1; CNA02490) — protein MSQPESSVAPPRDSYDERAASPPPRDYAEDKYSTRPPPAKYDDEFRDDSYSAKGGDTYRNDRPAFEAPRRPAQAPPPVNPNPVLGVFGLSIRTRERDLEDEFMRYGDVEKVVIVYDQRTDRSRGFGFITMRTTEDAARCIEKLNGLSLHGRNIRVDYSATQKPHSSTPGQYMGAKRPVPGDDSYGRGRYDDRRGGYDDRRHDDRRDYYGSSSSRYDDRDSSYRDSYSSRRTGDPYEGRSRRDDYDKYDKHDKYADYDYDKRSSRRSRYSASPARSTAAPAPEVPRY, from the exons ATG TCTCAGCCGGAATCTTCTGTTGCTCCCCCTCGCGATTCGTACGACGAGCGAGCTgcttctccacctccacGAGACTACGCGGAGGACAAGTACTCTACTCGTCCTCCACCCGCCAAATATGACGACGAGTTTAGAGATGACTCGTACTCTGCCAAGGGAGGCGATACTTACAGAAACGATCGCCCCGCATT TGAAGCTCCTCGACGACCTGCTCAAGCTCCTCCCCCAGTCAACCCGAACCCAGTTCTCGGTGTCTTTGGTTTGTCCATTCGCACTCGTGAGCGAGACCTCGAGGATGAGTTTATGAGATATGGTGATGTGGAGAAGGTTGTTATTGTTTATGACCAAAGG ACCGATCGTTCTCGAGGCTTCGGCTTTATAACAATGCGAACCACTGAGGATGCGGCTCGTTGTATTGAAAAACTCAATGGGCTTAGTCTCCACGGCCGAAACATTCGCGTCGACTATTCTGCTACTCAGAAACCTCACTCTTCCACACCCGGCCAGTATATGGGTGCCAAGAGACCAGTTC CAGGCGATGACAGCTACGGTCGCGGGCGCTATGATGATCGCCGAGGAGGTTACGATGACCGACGTCACGACGATCGCCGTGATTATTACGGATCAAGTAGCAGCAGATATGATGATCGAGACAGCAGCTACAG AGACTCTTACAGTTCTCGTAGGACTGGCGACCCTTATGAAGGTCGCAGCAGGAGAGACGATTATGATAAATACGACAAGCATGACAAGTATGCCGACTATGATTATGATAAGCGAAG TTCCCGACGAAGCAGGTACTCCGCATCCCCTGCTCGTTCTACTGCTGCCCCCGCCCCCGAAGTACCTAGGTATTAG